The sequence GTCCGCCACCGGCTTGCGGACTGAATGCGGACCGCTAGCGGATCCCCATCCAGGTACCCGGCGGATGCGGCGGAAGGCACAGGTCCGCGAGCACCCCGAAGTGATCGCTCGCCCACACCCCGGCAACCGGTTCGGCGAACACCCGCCGGCAGTCCACCACGTCGAGGGTCGGCCCGTGCGGGCCGCACCGGATGAGGATGTAGTCGATCCGCCGCCCCCGGTCCAGCGGCATCAGCCCGGCCCGGATCAGCGGATTGCCCGGCGAGAACGTGTGCCCCGGCTCCTCACGGCGAACCGCCGTCCAGCAGTCCTCGTAACAGACGCTGATGCCAGCCAGCGACTGCCGGCCGGTCCAGAACCGGACGCTCGCAGCGTCGGGTGCCGCATCGAAGTCGCCCAGCAGCACCACGTGCGGCTCGGTGTCCGGACCGTCCGGCTCGAGCGGTTCGGACCGTCGCTCGGCAACCAGTTCCTCGATGTACCGGGCCGTCCGCACCGCCTGCAGTTCCCGCTCGTACTCGGCGTCGTACTGCCAGGCCGGCTTGTGATGCACGACGAGTACCGGTCCCAGCGGCGGCGGCACCGCAACCTCCACCACAACGGCGGCACTCCACGGCAGCGCCGCGGTGCGCGGGGCGACATGCAAGTCGACAACCCCGACGGTACGCACCGGCCACCGGCTGCCCAGCACGGCTCCGACCCCGTCGGCCGACCGCCCCGGGTGCGGTACGAGGTGATAGTCCGGCCCGAGCAGGCCACCGGCCTCGTCCAAGTCCCCGCCGCCAGCCACCTCCTGCAGGGCCACCACGTCCGGCCGCAGCTCGCGCAGCCCGTCAACGAGCACCGCCCGACGGCGTGGCCAGTCGGCGAAGAACGGCGCAAGGGCATTCAGGGTGAGCACCCGCAGGCTGGCAGACTCCTCGGACATCCCGTCATCCTGTGCCCAATGCTGCGCCGGCGACAACCGGGATAGCGCCTGGAGCTTCAGTTTGGAAGATCGCGCTCAACGAGTCGTGATGCCCGAAACGCCTGGGGCCGGCGGCAAAGCTCGGTGCGGCTCGTGCCCGCTCATGACCGCCGGGCGCCACGGTTACTGGTCCGTGGATGGCCCGCGCCGGTACACGGGATTCTGTCCATCGGGATAACTTGCCCTATGCCCGTCATCGATCTGAGTGCCGCCAGCCCGCCCCTCGTCGCCTCGCAGGACGACAAAACCACGGTTCGTGGCAGCGCTGGCAGTCCTGGGGCTCGGGTGCCTCAGCGGGGAGCCGATGAACCCACCAAAGCTTGCTCCTGAGGTGCGGTGCGAATCATGGCAGGAGGCCCTCGCGGGCGAGTCGGATCTTGTTACCTCTTCGGGAGGGGACGCCACGAGGATGCGCATGGCCGTCACTGTGGATTCTGTAACCGGATGTGTCGTGTCGGTGCGGCACTGGCGTGAACCGGAGCATCCAGTTGACTGAAGCGGATCTCCTCGTCGGGCAGTCGTAGACCATCCAGCCTCCCCGGACGGGGACAAGGTGGAGCCCCCTACCGGACGTACGACCTTGGCCCCGTCCGGGGAGGCTGGTAGCCCTTGTGGTGCCCGACGAGGGGATCCACGGCTGATCTCTGAGGAGGGCCGGGGTTCGGGGCAGAGCCCCGAGGTCTTCTGATCCTGTGACTTCCGAGCGTGGCCGGCCGGCCCGGCCGATGCCGGCCGGAGGTCGCCAGCAGGCCGGGGCCGGGCCGGCGCGGCCCGCTTGCGGGCCGCCTTGATGATCTGACCTTTCACGATCTGCGGCACACCGGGCAGACCCTTGCCGCGCAGACTGGCGCGACCCTGGCCGACCTGATGAAGCGGCTCGGGCACTCATCCATGGCGGCGGCTCGCCGGTACCTGCACGCCGTCGATGGGCGTGACCGTGAGATCGCCAAGGCCCTGTCGGAACTCGCCGCGCACGGTGATGTCGCACGGCTGCCCCGGCACATCACGATGCGGAGCTAATCGCATGACCGATCGCACGGCAGCCTCCGGCGGCTTCCTGACCTGCGGAAATGCGGGTGCCTGAAAATCGGAAGGTCGGCGGTTCGACCCCGCCCCTGGCCACATAGCCTTTCGCCGGGCTACTAGAGCGCCGACCAGCGGAAACGCCGGTCGGCGCTCTTGCTTTGCGCCCCGGAGGTCCACCTGTCCGGTCTGCCCCTCGTTGACCCCGGAATCCCTCTGCTGCCCGTCCCTTGTTGCACGGGGACTGCACGGCCCCTCGTCACCCCGGTCGGCCGGGAGAGCGTCGCCGACCCCTGCCTTGCAAAGATCAAGCCTGGTGTCGCCTGGCGTCGGCTACTGCGGTTGACCTGCTCGCCCCGTCGGCTCCCGTCGATGTATGACCGGCTTGGTCTGCTGGCTTGGCGGCACGGATGGCTGTACAACCACACCGTTGCGTCTGACATGATCACGACGTGCCCGAGCCCGCCGACGGCAGTCCGCCTACGGAGCCGTCTGCGCCGACGGCGCGGAAAGAACTGCCCGCACTACTCGTGCTGCTGCTCGCATCGGCCGTTCTGCTGGCGCTGTCTTTCGGCTGTGCCGCCTTGTGGCTGTACAACTA comes from Micromonospora purpureochromogenes and encodes:
- a CDS encoding tyrosine-type recombinase/integrase, with protein sequence MAGRPGRCRPEVASRPGPGRRGPLAGRLDDLTFHDLRHTGQTLAAQTGATLADLMKRLGHSSMAAARRYLHAVDGRDREIAKALSELAAHGDVARLPRHITMRS
- a CDS encoding endonuclease/exonuclease/phosphatase family protein, translating into MSEESASLRVLTLNALAPFFADWPRRRAVLVDGLRELRPDVVALQEVAGGGDLDEAGGLLGPDYHLVPHPGRSADGVGAVLGSRWPVRTVGVVDLHVAPRTAALPWSAAVVVEVAVPPPLGPVLVVHHKPAWQYDAEYERELQAVRTARYIEELVAERRSEPLEPDGPDTEPHVVLLGDFDAAPDAASVRFWTGRQSLAGISVCYEDCWTAVRREEPGHTFSPGNPLIRAGLMPLDRGRRIDYILIRCGPHGPTLDVVDCRRVFAEPVAGVWASDHFGVLADLCLPPHPPGTWMGIR